Proteins found in one Quercus robur chromosome 2, dhQueRobu3.1, whole genome shotgun sequence genomic segment:
- the LOC126712807 gene encoding phospholipid hydroperoxide glutathione peroxidase 1, chloroplastic isoform X2 yields the protein MASMPFSASLHACLQPKMIPTSPKWTSIALSIPSIKTSFRSSKSAISQHGFSLQSSTFPGFLLNSRSFSVNARAATEKTIYDFNVKDIDGKDVSLSKFKGKVLLIVNVASKCGLTTGNYSELSHIYEKYKTQGLEILAFPCNQFGGQEPGSNPEIKQFACTRFKAEFPIFDKVDVNGPSTAPVYQFLKSSAGGFLGDLIKWNFEKFLVDKNGKVVERYPPTTSPFQIEKDIQRLLAA from the exons ATGGCTTCCATGCCTTTCTCTGCTTCTCTTCATGCTTGCTTGCAACCCAAAATGATTCCAACTTCTCCAAAATGGACTTCAATTGCCTTATCGATCCCATCCATCAAAACCTCATTTCGGTCCTCCAAATCAGCCATTTCTCAACATGGGTTCTCCTTGCAATCCTCAACTTTTCCTGGGTTTCTTCTCAATTCTCGTTCTTTCTCAGTCAACGCCAGAGCCGCTACAGAGAAGACTATCTATGATTTCAATGTCAAA GATATCGATGGGAAGGATGTTTCTCTTAGCAAGTTTAAGGGAAAGGTTCTATTGATTGTCAATGTTGCTTCAAAATG tGGTTTGACGACTGGAAATTACTCAGAACTGTCTCATATATATGAGAAGTACAAAACTCAAG GATTGGAGATTCTAGCTTTCCCTTGCAATCAGTTTGGTGGGCAAGAACCTGGatcaaacccagaaatcaaGCAGTTTGCTTGTACAAGGTTTAAAGCAGAATTCCCAATTTTTGATAAG GTTGATGTCAATGGGCCAAGTACAGCTCCAGTTTACCAGTTCCTGAAATCGAGTGCTGGAGGGTTTTTAGGTGATCTTATAAAGTGGAATTTTGAAAAGTTCTTGGTGGACAAAAATGGTAAAGTTGTTGAAAGATACCCACCAACAACATCACCTTTTCAAATTGAG